The stretch of DNA GCGCGGCGGGACTATCAGGCAAGCCGTCGGCAGCAGCCGGCCGAATCGTTCGATCCCCCCGTCACACCGGTTACGCCCGGTGCTGGCCAGCTCGACACCCCGGATTGCGGCGGGACTCTGCTCGATCCGGCGACCGAGTCGGAGCTGTCGACCGGCGGAGACCCGGAAGAGGTGATCGAGGTGGTGGGTGACTGGAAGTTCTTAGGGCTCGGGTACACGACGCCCGGGGATGCCTTGCTGGCTGCGCATGCGTACGCCGACCACCTGGTGGACCGGTCGTTGGCCCGGGAAGCGGCGCGGCGGTGAGTCGGCGCCAGATGGAGCGGGCGCAGTTGCCGCTTTTCGACCTTGCGCCGATGCCGGGCGGAGCCGTGCAGCCAGCCCCGGGGCGGGTGCCTTCTCGGCTGGGGGGTCACGGAGTCAAAGGGCCCGCCGGGGCATCGCGCAGCGACGCGGCGGTGCCGTTGATGGGCGGCGAGCTGACTGGATCCCGTGGACCCACCGGCTCCGGCTCAGATGAGAAGACCAGCGCCCGCACGGGACGCAGGACCAGGAGGAACGGCGATGACTGAGGTAGCGACGGCGCGGATCGTGCTGACGATCGAGGAGGCCGCGGAACGGCTGGGGATCGGGCGGACGTTGATGTACTCGTTGGTGGCGTCCGGCGAAGTGGAGTCGGTGCAGATCGGCCGGCTGCGCCGGGTGCCGACAGACGCGTTGACTGACTTCGTTGCTCGGCTGCGCGGCGTCGGCCTGGTCAGGGACCCGGGGTGATGGCGGTGGCACGGAAGCCGAACGGCGCCTCGAGCATCTACCAGGGCGCGGACGGTTATTGGCACGGTCGGGTCACGGTGGGTGTCACCGATGATGGGCGGTCGGATCGTCGGCATGTGATGAGCAAGTCGCAGGCGGTGGTGACGAAGAAGGTCCGGGAGTTGGAGCGGCAGCGGGGCGACGGGTCGGTCCGTAAGTCGGGCAGCTCGTGGACGGTTGCGGCGTGGTTGACGCACTGGCTGGAGAACATTGCGGCCCCGTTCGTGCGGGAAAACACCATCGCCGGGTATCGGGTGGCGGTGAATGTGCACCTGATCCCGGGTGTGGGGCGGCACCGGTTGGAGCGGTTGCAGCCCGAGCACCTGGAGACGCTGTACGTGCGGATGATGCGAGACGGAAAGTCGGCGGCTACGGCGCATCAGGCGCACCGCACGCTGCGGACGGCGTTGAACGAGGCGGTTCGGCGGGGGCATTTGAGCCGCAACCCGGCGGTGCTTGCGAAGGCTCCGCGGCTCGTCGAGCACGAGATGGAACCGTTCACGGTCGAGGAGGTGCAGCTGCTGTTGAAGACGGCGCTGACCGTGCGGAACGGGGCGCGGTGGGCGGTGGCCTTGGCGTTGGGGCTGCGGCAGGGCGAGGCGCTGGGGTTGCAGTGGTCGGATGTCGACCTGGACTCCGGGTCGTTGATGGTCCGGCGAGCACGCCTGCGCCCGCGGTGGGGTCACGGCTGCGGCGGGACATGCGGCCGGAAGACCGGTGGTCAGTGCCCGTCGCGCGTTGCTGAGCGGTCCGAGACCTCGGAGACCAAGTCGCGGGCGGGGCGGCGTGCGGTGGGTCTGCCGGGCCAGCTGGTGCATCTGTTGCGGGAGCATCGGGTGGCGCAGGAGCGTGAGCGCCTGGTGGCGGCGCAGTTGTGGGTGGACGGGGATTGGGTGTTCGCGACGCCGACGGGTGCGCCGATCAACCCGCGCACGGATTACACGGACTGGAAGCGCCTTCTCCTGGCCGCCGGCGTCCGGGATGCTCGGCTGCACGATGCCCGGCACACCGCGGCCACGGTTCTGCTGATTTTGGGGGTCCCGGAGCGGGCGGTCATGGGGATCATGGGCTGGTCGCACAGCGCGATGGCGGCTCGGTACCAGCATGTGACCACGGCTATTCAGCGGGACATCGCGGACCGCGTCGGCGGCCTGATCTGGTCTGGTCCTGGCGACGGTCGGTAGGCGGTGGCCGCGGCACAAGGCGGGTGGTGCTCAAGCCCCCCGGAGTGCATGCGAGGAGTACGAGAGGCGCCCGCCGACGGTGGGCGCCTCTTTCGTTTGCGCAGTTGACGGCCTGGGCTTCTCCGTCACGGCCGATGCGCTCGCGTGCGGCTGGCGAAGGCCCTATCGAGACTGGAACTGAGACTGGACGCACAACGCCGGGCTACCCGTGGAGGGGATGCCCGGCGTTTGTGCTGCTCAACTGCGGTGGCGGTGGGATTTGAACCCACGGAACGCTTTCACGCTCACACGCTTTCGAGGCGTGCTCCTTAGGCCGCTCGGACACGCCACCGCGGAGCACTTTACCGGAGCCGCGGGGTGCTCCGGACCATCGTCAGGCCGGATCGCCGTCGCGGTGGGTGCGGAAGAAGTCGCGCAGCAGCGCGGCGCACTCGTCCTCGAGCACCCCGCCGACGACCTCGACCCGGTGGGTCAGCCGACGGTCGCGCAGGACGTCCCACAACGACCCGGCCGCGCCGGTCTTGGGTTCCCAGCAGCCGAACACCACGCGCTCGACCCTGGCCAGCCCGATCGCCCCGGCGCACATCGTGCACGGCTCGACGGTCACCGCCAGGGTGCATCCGGTCAGCCGCCACGCACCGAGCCGGGCGGCCGCGTCGCGCAGCGCCTCGATCTCGGCGTGCGCGGTGGGGTCACCGGCGGCCTCCCGCCGGTTGTGACCGCGTCCGACCACCGCACCGGTGGCGTCGAGGACGACGGCGCCGATCGGCACGTCACCGGACGGCAACGAGTGGCGGGCCTCGGTCAGCGCGCGGCGGACCAGCGGCTCCAGCTGCTGCCGCAAGGGGTCAGAGCTTGTCGATGACGCGCTGCAGCTCGTCCTCGAAACCGGCGCGCCGGGCGATCACCACGAGCTGCTCGTCGGGGTACATCTCGTCGTCGTCGACGATGAGCTGCATCTCCTGCTCGGGCACCCCGAGGTCGGCCAGCAGCGCCATGTCGCCCTCCGGCCAGGCGTCGT from Nakamurella deserti encodes:
- the tadA gene encoding tRNA adenosine(34) deaminase TadA, producing MRQQLEPLVRRALTEARHSLPSGDVPIGAVVLDATGAVVGRGHNRREAAGDPTAHAEIEALRDAAARLGAWRLTGCTLAVTVEPCTMCAGAIGLARVERVVFGCWEPKTGAAGSLWDVLRDRRLTHRVEVVGGVLEDECAALLRDFFRTHRDGDPA
- a CDS encoding tyrosine-type recombinase/integrase, with translation MAVARKPNGASSIYQGADGYWHGRVTVGVTDDGRSDRRHVMSKSQAVVTKKVRELERQRGDGSVRKSGSSWTVAAWLTHWLENIAAPFVRENTIAGYRVAVNVHLIPGVGRHRLERLQPEHLETLYVRMMRDGKSAATAHQAHRTLRTALNEAVRRGHLSRNPAVLAKAPRLVEHEMEPFTVEEVQLLLKTALTVRNGARWAVALALGLRQGEALGLQWSDVDLDSGSLMVRRARLRPRWGHGCGGTCGRKTGGQCPSRVAERSETSETKSRAGRRAVGLPGQLVHLLREHRVAQERERLVAAQLWVDGDWVFATPTGAPINPRTDYTDWKRLLLAAGVRDARLHDARHTAATVLLILGVPERAVMGIMGWSHSAMAARYQHVTTAIQRDIADRVGGLIWSGPGDGR
- a CDS encoding helix-turn-helix domain-containing protein, producing MTEVATARIVLTIEEAAERLGIGRTLMYSLVASGEVESVQIGRLRRVPTDALTDFVARLRGVGLVRDPG